Within the Microcebus murinus isolate Inina chromosome 16, M.murinus_Inina_mat1.0, whole genome shotgun sequence genome, the region ACTTAAAAGAATTGGAGTCAAGCAgtccagggttcaaatcccagcactgCCATTCGCTAGCATTGTGACCTCTCTGATTGTTTGATTCCTCCCTTATGAAGTGTTGTGCTCTGCTTACCACATGAATACCAACTGAGTAAGTAACAACACTTCGTAATATAACAAGAAAACAAGTTGGAGAAACAGGGAGGTGCGATGCTGTCGGGGTATACGTTTGTAAGAAGGCAAGAAGCAACTAGTTAGCCAGAATGTGGGCCTTGGGCAGCCCTTGAGCCCAGCCTGTGGTCCTAGCTTTACAGAggctctctatctctctctctctgtctctctttagGTGGCCACCATGTCCTTGAAGATCCAGACAAGCAATGTAACCAATAAGAATGACCCCAAATCCATCAACTCTCGGGTCTTCATTGGAAATCTCAACACAGCTGTGGTGAAGAAGTCAGATGTGGAGACCATATTCTCGAAGTATGGCCGTGTGGCCGGCTGTTCTGTGCACAAGGGCTATGCCTTTGTCCAGTACGCCAACGAGCGCCATGCCCGGGCAGCTGTGCTGGGAGAGAATGGGCGGGTGCTGGCTGGGCAGACCCTGGGTAAGCCTCTCACCACAGTATTCTCCTAGTGCTCTCCAGGGTAGCTCCTGTCCTTCCTTCATTTTCCACTTCCCCTCTTCCTTCATGTTCCAGTTCCCCTCTCAGCCCCCCTCCTGTCTTTCTCCTACCACTACCACTGCTCTGagattttgtaaattaaataagctatatttattataaattaagtcATAAAATTGATGCCTAGAGGGGAGAATTTTAGAAGCCCCTGGAAAATAGTTCTATCCTGTCCCTACCTTCTTGGTCCTTCTTAATGACAGGCTTTAGGGctcctgttaaaatgcagattcccctggaaaagggaagagagtgGACTAACATAGCCTTTTACATTGGGCAACAGATGACTTAGAACACTTTCTGAGAACTAGGAGGAAGAGTCTACCCTGTTATGCCTTGGAGTGTGTGCAGTGTTCATGTGTGTGCACGTAATtctgtgtatacatgtatgtttgAGAAGgaatatctatatatgtattcCTGAATAAGAATGTTGTGACTGAACATGTGGAGATGTGAACACAtacctgtatgtgtgtgtatgtgtcaaaTATACTGGCGTGTATAAGCAGATATACACATacttatttactaaatatttattgagatcctATCATGTACTGTTCTAGGCATCGAGATATTTAGTAGAATGTCTGTGAATGTGCATTGGCTCATTTGCCTATGGCCAGTTATAATATGATGTTGGAGCCAAGTCTGAATGTACTTAAGAGTACATATGTTATCTGTGTGTGTGACTTTCTTATGTGGACATGTGAATTTGTGTGTGAGGGTGCATCTGTGTATATGTTCTTGTGTACCTGATATGTGTTTACATGAATGTACTTGGGAATGCATACATGTATGTTGTACATggttgcatgtgtgtgtgtgtgatatgttCCCTGAGCACACATGGATGTGTCTGTATGTGGACATGCAAACAAGCATATCTATGTGATGTCTGGGTATGAGTCTAATGTTTGAAGACTAGATGTACGAAGACTTTTGTTGACCATATCAGTGAATTAAGTCCATGCTTCCATCATGTAAGCACATgaattgtgtgtgtacatgaggGGGATGTGTTTGTGGGCATACTGCTGTCATGCCAGCATTCTGACTCTGCTTCTTCCCTTCACACAGACATCAACATGGCTGGAGAGCCCAAGCCCAACAGACCCAAGGGGCTAAAGAGAGCAGCATCTGCCATATACAGGTGGGGCACTCTGTCTGTCTGGGTGGGATGGTCCCTCTTCCCACAGAGGGAGTAAACGCTAGTGTGATAGTGTGCTGAGCCTAGAACTTGGGGAGGTGTTTGGAGATGAGGGCCTGTGGAGAGTGGGCTGAGTGGCCGTCCCTAAGCTCTGGCCCTCTCCCCTTTGTTTCCCCAGTGGCTACAGCTTTGACTATGATTACTACCGGGACGACTTCTACGACAGGTGAGCAGGGGAGGGGCGTGCCCAGGCATGAAACAGCCAAGCTGGAAGGGAACTGAGAGATTGTTGGTGCAGTCCACTCAGTTCTCCAAATGGGAATCAAAGCCCAGAGGTGTGGACAGGCATTTGCCTAAGGTTGCTTCACAAGTCAATGGCAGAGCTGGGTGTAGGGTTCAGTTCTGCAGGTGCCCAGGCCCAAGCTCCCATTACCATACCATGCTGACACTCTGGCTGCCCTTTTCCTACTACTTCTGGGGTGAGACTCAAGGCGATGGTACAGCCAAGGGCTGTATAAACATAGCCAGTTGGAATACACAACAGGGTACAGCATTGGTTATAGGGAGTGTGAGCCTCACACTTCTATTTTCAGTTCCCTTCCTTGTGTGAAGTACCCAACCAGCTGGAAGGAACTCCAGAGCTCAGACTGAGCCTCTTGGCCTTATATTTATAGCCACAAGGCCAAGAGCTAATTGGAGGCCTGAATTAGTCTCTGGTGGGCTGTGGGCCCCCATTCCACCATACTCTTAAGTGGAAATCATAGTGGGGACCAGCCCAGACCTCTCCTCCCTGCTTTCCTTCCTACCTCCAGCTCAGCACACCCCCAGGGGCCCAGGTAGaagaacctctctgagccttgttttTCTCACCTGAGAATGGTTTCAGGAAACTGATATAATGGAAAGTGTCCTAACCTGGGAGTGAGAAGATTTAGGTGctaatctcagctctgccactggaTTGATTATGTGATTTTAGGCAAATCCCCTTCCAAGTTTGTGAAATGGGCTTGCACCAACTGATCTCTCAGGGCTCCTCCAGCTCTGGGATTCTGTGGTCCAGTGATTCTGACCAAGGCCAGAGCCGCCCCCTCCCCTTGGGGGCAGAAATGCAGGGTCTGGGATTAGATCCTTTCCCAGAAACTCTGCATCTCCAGCCATCACCACCCTTAGGGCAGGGCTCCCTGAATAAGGGAGTACCAAGGAATGGCAGGTTTCCTGGCTGTCATCCGGAAAGTGGTCCCAATGTGTACCCAGTAAGGCTGCGGGTCCCTGCAGAAAGATGGTAGCAACAGATGGCGGGGAGACCCCTTCTCAGCCTACTAAATTTCTGCCTCGTCAGCAGGAAAagacccccaaatccctggagaGGACTGAGTGACGGCTGTGGTAAGGAGCACACAGTCTGGGAGCCCTGGGATCTGATTGAACTGCCCAGCCTTGATCATCTCCCACTGGGCTCCTGGCCTTTGTCTCTGAAGTGGAGCAGGAAGGGTGGGGTGATTAAGGAGGCCCAGAGCAGGAAAGGGCTCAGAATCTAGCCTCATGTCTCTGAGACTATGGGCTCATGCCTTGAGGGTCTCAGTACCCTAACCTTTTACCTGTCACCTATCACATctttcaaagtatatttttagcTAAATTATTTCATGCTCTACCCCTACAGAAGACTTGGGTAGACACTGAATTTGGGTAGCCATCCTTATTAAGCatgtagggaaactgaggctcgggggtTGATCCTTACTCTCATACCTCTCTATTTCCAGCTGGGGATTTGTGCTGCTTTGAGACTTCTGAACTCTGATCAGAGGTTGGGGTGGCAGTTGACTGGGCAGAAGCCAGGTCATGCAATAGAGCTGGCCTGAGTGTCAAGAGTGACTAGGGAAGGCACCTCTGTGGGGCTGGTCTCACTTTGCTCCTCCGTTGAATGGGATATAATCACTACCACCTACTCATCTGCTCTTACCTCCCGTAGCTTGTGGGAGAGTTGGATGTAGCGAGGATTCCAAGAGCCCAAGCCCTGCTTCTCACCCCAGGGTTTGTTGGGGGCCAAGCCACAGTGTATAGTGCTGGCCTCCCAGCCACAATGCCCCCTGGTGGTGGCCACAGGCCATGCTGCAGCCTCTGGCCTGTTTGCCCTACAGGCTCTTTGACTACCGGGGCCGCCTGTCGCCTGTGCCAGTGCCCAGGGTGGTCCCCGTGAAGCGACCCCGGGTCACAGTCCCTTTGGTCCGGCGTGTCAAAACTACCATACCTGTCAAGCTCTTTGCCCGCTCCACAGCCATCACCACCAGCTCAGCCAAGATCAAGTGTGAGTGACTATATCTTCTTCCGAGATAATTTGTATTGTTATCGTTAGCAAAATAATAGAATCACATTTTTTTACATTGGAAAATAGATAAAGGAACAAATCTCCCACAGCTCTGCAGCTCTAACACAACCAAGTGAGTATTTTCGTCCATTTCTAAGAGGAAAAGGCTGACATTTGAGGAGGAGGGCTGCGGGTTGGGCACAGAGAGATTAGTGCTGTGACATGGTGCCCAGATAGGAGATGGCATCATCTCTCCTCTCTAGTAAGGACAAGGACAGGTCTACACAGGCCCACAATTCCACATTCACTCCAGTGTACACACACTATAGTCAAACACCCAGGAAATCTTATCACAAAAGACCTACATTTGTATACCTTGAAAGAAGGCCCTATCCCATAACACAAAGACTCATGTTCTTCCTCAGGTGCACACAGAAGAGCACACCGTACACTTGCATTCCTGTCCATCCTCAGTCCCTTTCAGGATCGAGAGCTCTGGGGAAAAGAGAGCCAGGTTCAGAAGTGTGGGCTGGTCACTGTAGGGATGGCCTCCAGGAAGTCTCAGGAGGAGGCCTTTTCcatgaccagggaaagaaccaaaaAAGAACTGCATTCCTAGTTGACAGAATAGGGTTGAGGTTTTGTGTGTCAAGCTTTCAGCCCTTAGGTGAcagctctgtctcctccttcCACTCCCAGTAAAGAGCAGTGAGCTGCAGGCCATCAAGACAGAGCTGACGCAGATCAAGTCCAACATTGATGCCTTGCTGGGCCGCTTGGAACAGATCGCTGAGGAGCAAAAAGCCAATCCAGGTCAGCCTCTGAGGGTCCTCACCCAGCTACATGGCCAAGGCATAGGGCAGAGGGTGGGAAGATACATAGGTGAAAGGGGGTGGGATGGCCCTGCAGATCCCAGCCCACCTGGACCCACTGTGCTGAGGCCAGCTTTTCCTAAAGTGCCCCAGGctgagttttatttcctcatCCTCTACCCCTTCCTCTTCAAGATGGCAAGAAGAAGGGCGACAGCAGCGCTGGCAGCggcagtgctggtggtggtggcaaTAGTGGCAGCAGCGGCCGGCCACCAGCCCCCAAAGAGGACACGCCTTCCGGGGTAGGCAAGCCCCAAGGAGAAGCACAGGCTCGAGATGATGGTGACGAAGAGGGATTGTTGGCACATAGCGAGGAAGAGCTGGTGAGGGCCTGGCCAGGGGCATGGCAGGGTGGGCTGGGACTGGACTTTGCACTCCTTGTCTCAGGAGGGCAATAAGGCAGGGAGAACCTCTGAGTTGCTTGGTCCTCCTGTGAGCTCCCTCCTCCTGGGGCTTCTAGTCCTgtagagaagagggaagaaagagcagGGGGCAATTGCCTATTTCAGATGCCAGTCAGAAGTCCCACTAAGGGCTGGGGCAGACTCAAGTCCAGGGCCCATTCTGGCCTCCATTCTCCACATGAGTTGGAGAAAGGGGAGAATTGGGCACAAGGGAGCACACAGCCTGCAGATTCCAGAGAGCAGGACTGGGGTTGCTTGGGGAAGGCATGGGGAGGTGGGTGTTACCTCCATAGAGGATTTGCTAAAAGCCGTTCTTGCTCAGACACAAAGCAAGCTGTGTCATGAGGGAGTGAGCTCCCTGCCTATAAGTGTAATGactcaggctgaggctgggaggccATTTGACAAGGAGCCTCTGTTGAGAAGGAGGGTAGACCGGACTCTGAGTCTGTAAAATATCTGTTGCTGACTTGCTATTCACTTACTTAAGGAACGTTCGTTGAGCACCAGGCCCTGCAGTCCATACATTCtaacttcatttaaccttaacaACAGCCTGTACCATGCATAGTATTATGGTTCCCACATTGCAGCccacgaggaaactgaggctcagaggggtgtTGAGTAGCTTGCTCAGGGCCTCGTAGTTAATAAGAACTGAGCCAGGATTGGAGCCCAGACTTCTTCACTCGGTCTGGAATATTCTCCTTTTCATCACTGCTGGGTTCCAGCATGAGGACAGATCGGCTCATGGCCATGATAGTCAAGGGGTCTTCCTCATGCCCAGCTCACATCTCCTGCTTTGAACCTAGCCTGATACTTCATCTTACTCTTTCCAGCATAGCAGTCTCTATAAAAGCCCTAACCCTTTCACCAATCTATAAGGCTCTCAGGCTGCCCCAATCCAAATTCTTTCTATATACAGAAATGTGCCCCATGCCACTCCCAGAACTCCTTGACTGGCCCCTTGTCTCTCCTATGGGGCCCTCAGACCACTCTCTCAAGATCTTATGCCATCCTTGTTGTCTGGTCCCATAGGCATTCCCATTGGCTGTTCTCCCGCTTTCTGACTGTGTCCTCTAGGTGTGCTCTGGTCCCTGAGGTCTTTCTAGACAAATGGCCTAGGACAGAATTTGGAGCTTGCAGTGAGTGATGTGTGTTCTCTTCTTGCCTTCTCCCTATCAGGAGCACAGCCAGGACACAGATGCGGAGGATGGGGCCTTGCAGTAAGCAGGTATGGGGTCCTGATGGGCAGGGGTAGAGAAGCAATGAAGTTGAGGCCGTGCCTCTTCCCTGGGTGGGACAGGAAGTATCATGAAGCAGACCTAGCAAGGTAGCACTGTGCCCAGGAATGAAGCCCCTTCCATGTCCAGCCATCCTGCCACACCTCTGTGGTGGGGACTTGGCAGACTGAGCAAATAGGTGCTATGGATGGGCTGGCCAAGCCTGCCCAGCAGTGGCTCCCTCAGCATACTCTGAGCCATATCACCTGTCTCCACCCTTGTGGAGCTCCTAATCTGGTGGAGAAAGACACAAACTGTTAAGCACCCAACGTGAGGAGGATGACAGCAGAGAGGAGCCCAGGTGGTAGAAGAAATTATGTGTAGCTGAGCCTGCTGTTGCTTGAGGGAGCAGCCTTAGCAGAGGCACAGAGCTGTGACAGTCCCTGGTATGTGGTGAGGCCATGAGCCTCCTGTGACTGCAGCCTCAGTCCGCTTGGTAGGGAGAGGCACTACTCATCATCAGAGGGTGGTGATTGTGAAGGTCATTACATACCAGGCTTAGGGGCTTAGACGTCATCATTTTGTGGGGAGGAAATGCCCTGGGTGGCAGGAGCTGCACCTGCTTTATTTGATTTCACCTTCAACCCCACAAGGTTATGGTTGTGCCAGTATaatagatgtgaaaactgaggaaCTGAAGGGTATGGGGAGGTACCACATGTCTCACAACATTCCAAGGTAGTAATTAGTAGAGCCTAGATTTGAATCCAGTGGTGCGTGGCCTGAAAGCCCATTCTCTGGCCACAGTTTGCTA harbors:
- the RALY gene encoding RNA-binding protein Raly isoform X4, with amino-acid sequence MSLKIQTSNVTNKNDPKSINSRVFIGNLNTAVVKKSDVETIFSKYGRVAGCSVHKGYAFVQYANERHARAAVLGENGRVLAGQTLDINMAGEPKPNRPKGLKRAASAIYRLFDYRGRLSPVPVPRVVPVKRPRVTVPLVRRVKTTIPVKLFARSTAITTSSAKIKLKSSELQAIKTELTQIKSNIDALLGRLEQIAEEQKANPDGKKKGDSSAGSGSAGGGGNSGSSGRPPAPKEDTPSGVGKPQGEAQARDDGDEEGLLAHSEEELEHSQDTDAEDGALQ
- the RALY gene encoding RNA-binding protein Raly isoform X1 → MSLKIQTSNVTNKNDPKSINSRVFIGNLNTAVVKKSDVETIFSKYGRVAGCSVHKGYAFVQYANERHARAAVLGENGRVLAGQTLDINMAGEPKPNRPKGLKRAASAIYSGYSFDYDYYRDDFYDRLFDYRGRLSPVPVPRVVPVKRPRVTVPLVRRVKTTIPVKLFARSTAITTSSAKIKLKSSELQAIKTELTQIKSNIDALLGRLEQIAEEQKANPGAQPGHRCGGWGLAVSSLTGAMVTSRRKASPPQASSWAPALDATPQRVSEESGQQAPPPPCIPDNVTSSAGGVSSLPLPCAPSLCALSRPEGRAQVSPHTLPPFPPGHS
- the RALY gene encoding RNA-binding protein Raly isoform X5, yielding MSLKIQTSNVTNKNDPKSINSRVFIGNLNTAVVKKSDVETIFSKYGRVAGCSVHKGYAFVQYANERHARAAVLGENGRVLAGQTLDINMAGEPKPNRPKGLKRAASAIYSGYSFDYDYYRDDFYDRLFDYRGRLSPVPVPRVVPVKRPRVTVPLVRRVKTTIPVKLFARSTAITTSSAKIKLKSSELQAIKTELTQIKSNIDALLGRLEQIAEEQKANPGAQPGHRCGGWGLAVSSHHAVKQPRPHGEATCTCSADSCINSQTYEEAFKMSPATI
- the RALY gene encoding RNA-binding protein Raly isoform X2, yielding MSLKIQTSNVTNKNDPKSINSRVFIGNLNTAVVKKSDVETIFSKYGRVAGCSVHKGYAFVQYANERHARAAVLGENGRVLAGQTLDINMAGEPKPNRPKGLKRAASAIYRLFDYRGRLSPVPVPRVVPVKRPRVTVPLVRRVKTTIPVKLFARSTAITTSSAKIKLKSSELQAIKTELTQIKSNIDALLGRLEQIAEEQKANPGAQPGHRCGGWGLAVSSLTGAMVTSRRKASPPQASSWAPALDATPQRVSEESGQQAPPPPCIPDNVTSSAGGVSSLPLPCAPSLCALSRPEGRAQVSPHTLPPFPPGHS
- the RALY gene encoding RNA-binding protein Raly isoform X3, translated to MSLKIQTSNVTNKNDPKSINSRVFIGNLNTAVVKKSDVETIFSKYGRVAGCSVHKGYAFVQYANERHARAAVLGENGRVLAGQTLDINMAGEPKPNRPKGLKRAASAIYSGYSFDYDYYRDDFYDRLFDYRGRLSPVPVPRVVPVKRPRVTVPLVRRVKTTIPVKLFARSTAITTSSAKIKLKSSELQAIKTELTQIKSNIDALLGRLEQIAEEQKANPDGKKKGDSSAGSGSAGGGGNSGSSGRPPAPKEDTPSGVGKPQGEAQARDDGDEEGLLAHSEEELEHSQDTDAEDGALQ